Proteins encoded together in one Pseudomonadota bacterium window:
- a CDS encoding DUF3526 domain-containing protein — MTIQSAALLERRLFLLAPPGLIAFAAIIAVVIFASLGGHSAVERSAQAQTAFTAEREASRTEWRESMAQIEAAGSAEAPYEARPMNIRIPAVLPPTPLGDFAIGDTEILPNTTEISGWSNPANLFSEYEFDNPTPLSLGSFDMTFIVVVLMPLLMIAVSFDLFASDRERGRARLLAAQTGQIAPTIWRRLIIRNAALWAVFAASTAIAALLAPMGADTGLRLTHFVVWLTIALLYGLFWFAAITLVSAILRRSETVASALFALWAIFVFAVPAVGGAIAEASYPPPSRLAYLSQMRQGEVKAVRETAELTSGFLADHPEMTVSDEDVPGYFSSTFLANEEARKRTAPVLEAFNNSRQQRMALVAKLQYLSPALIADRAMTAVAGGGDARGLAFQDQAYIALNDLVQRIGPAVVARQRISLAEYDAIPAFAFRERSMGEIFSTMMLPMVVLLLLTIALLIIAYRRMAAPLEQLL; from the coding sequence ATGACGATACAATCCGCCGCCTTGCTGGAACGCCGGCTTTTTTTGCTGGCACCGCCGGGACTGATCGCTTTTGCGGCGATTATTGCTGTCGTCATCTTCGCCTCGCTGGGCGGGCACTCCGCTGTGGAACGCTCGGCACAGGCCCAGACCGCTTTCACCGCCGAACGCGAGGCGTCGCGCACCGAATGGCGCGAAAGCATGGCACAGATTGAAGCAGCAGGCAGCGCCGAGGCACCCTATGAGGCGCGGCCGATGAACATCCGCATACCGGCGGTTCTGCCGCCAACACCATTGGGCGATTTTGCCATCGGTGACACAGAGATATTGCCGAATACCACCGAAATCAGCGGCTGGTCCAACCCTGCAAATCTTTTCAGCGAATATGAATTCGATAATCCGACACCGCTCAGTCTCGGCAGCTTCGACATGACCTTTATCGTCGTGGTGCTGATGCCCTTGCTGATGATAGCTGTATCTTTCGACTTATTCGCCAGCGACCGCGAACGCGGACGGGCGAGATTGCTGGCGGCCCAGACAGGCCAAATCGCGCCGACAATCTGGCGCAGGCTAATCATTCGCAATGCCGCGCTTTGGGCTGTGTTTGCAGCCAGCACCGCTATTGCCGCGCTTCTCGCCCCCATGGGCGCCGATACAGGGCTGCGCCTCACACATTTTGTTGTCTGGCTGACAATTGCGCTGCTCTATGGCCTGTTCTGGTTCGCCGCGATCACTCTGGTCAGCGCGATCCTCAGAAGAAGCGAAACTGTGGCTTCGGCGCTGTTCGCGCTATGGGCGATTTTTGTCTTCGCCGTTCCTGCTGTCGGCGGCGCTATTGCCGAAGCGTCCTATCCACCGCCCTCGCGGCTCGCCTATTTGTCACAAATGCGCCAGGGTGAGGTTAAGGCGGTGCGCGAGACTGCAGAGCTGACATCCGGTTTTCTGGCCGATCACCCGGAAATGACCGTCAGCGATGAGGATGTGCCCGGCTATTTCAGCAGCACCTTTCTTGCCAATGAGGAAGCGCGAAAGCGTACGGCACCGGTGCTGGAGGCTTTCAACAACAGCCGCCAGCAACGCATGGCGCTGGTTGCAAAACTGCAATATCTCTCGCCAGCCCTGATCGCCGACCGTGCCATGACGGCAGTTGCCGGCGGTGGCGATGCGCGCGGTCTTGCCTTTCAGGATCAGGCCTACATCGCCCTTAATGATCTGGTACAACGGATCGGGCCGGCCGTCGTGGCTCGCCAGCGCATATCGCTGGCCGAATATGATGCCATCCCCGCCTTCGCTTTCCGCGAACGCAGCATGGGGGAGATTTTCTCCACCATGATGCTGCCCATGGTTGTCCTGCTATTGCTGACCATCGCCCTGTTGATCATCGCCTATCGGCGGATGGCAGCACCGCTGGAGCAGCTCTTATAG
- a CDS encoding DUF1826 domain-containing protein gives MSIVAETNAAISDDPQILQDIRHPACQLAIWQRPLSFDPSPLINGQVDNLRLLVPADNPAPALIAALRSGGFSPGEALNALVQDVSRLCELFRPIANTANIDIRVEIVTGDACRKFHGDYVSARLITTYTGPGTQWLDADDAERVANGLEPLDIHQMRAGDVGIFKGRLSTDRPAIHRSPPIEGTGQARLVTVLNPEPENRD, from the coding sequence ATGTCGATAGTGGCCGAAACAAATGCCGCGATCTCCGATGATCCACAGATATTGCAGGATATCCGCCATCCGGCTTGCCAGCTCGCCATATGGCAGCGCCCGCTGTCCTTTGATCCGTCACCGCTGATTAACGGCCAGGTAGATAATCTGCGGCTGCTGGTGCCTGCCGATAACCCGGCCCCGGCATTGATAGCGGCACTGCGATCAGGCGGCTTTTCCCCGGGCGAAGCACTGAATGCGCTGGTACAGGATGTCTCTCGCCTGTGCGAGCTGTTCCGGCCGATCGCCAATACAGCCAATATCGACATAAGGGTCGAGATCGTTACGGGCGATGCCTGCCGCAAATTTCATGGCGACTATGTCAGCGCGCGGCTTATCACTACCTATACCGGCCCGGGCACCCAATGGCTGGATGCCGATGATGCCGAGCGTGTCGCCAATGGCCTGGAGCCGCTTGATATCCACCAGATGCGCGCAGGTGATGTCGGCATTTTCAAGGGGCGGCTGTCGACGGATCGACCGGCGATACACCGCTCGCCACCGATTGAAGGTACAGGCCAGGCGCGGCTGGTCACAGTTTTGAACCCGGAGCCGGAGAACAGGGATTAA
- a CDS encoding M1 family metallopeptidase: MFSRSLILCLLAAFVLVAPQSGHAQPVQQTKGSFEDKFRQLDGEDIPPANDYRNASGAPGHRYWQQKVDYRIEATLDEDAKSLSGAATISYTNNSPDNLRYLWLLLDQNRFKRDSMAERSRTVSGGDSISFTAIRRAERYQDWEGGFEGLSVTDGAGNALPFTVVDALMRIDLPQPLAPGATTEFSIRWRYSLIETRVIGGRSGYECFTKKSEDGNCIFLGAQWFPRLAVYSDYEGWHNKTFLGAGEFTLEFGDYDVALTVPSDHIVSATGEIANPEEALSAAQRQRLTQARNADEPVYIVTPAEAAANERSRAGGSSTWRFTARNVRDFAWASSRKFIWDAQGVQNEHPDHPLVMAMSFYPKEGRPLWDAYSTKSVAHTLKVYGSFAFPYPYPTAQSVNGPVGGMEYPMITFNGPRPIKDKKTGELTYTERAKYGLIGVIIHEIGHIWFPMTVNSDERQWTWMDEGLNTFLQFQAERQWDEDYPVRRGEPHLIADYMLSENQVPIMTQSDSVVQFGNNSYAKPAAALTILRETVMGRELFDHAFREYARQWAFKRPTPADFFRTMEEASGVDLDWFWRGWFYSTDHVDIALTDVVKARIDTRDPEVEKAYARGLADQEPGSLTVERNTEPTVVERDPAVRDYYNETDKFTVTASDRRKYKGGLEDLEPEERAALQSKNNFYNLTFQNLGGLVMPVIVKMDFTDGSSETVRIPAEIWRYNSRQVTWQYVTPKQLRQVELDPRWETADADRSNNYFPQRIDPATLEVRSFPPRENRMKDDDKVVTPDSLRTRSKAK, from the coding sequence ATGTTTTCACGCTCGTTGATCCTCTGCCTTCTCGCCGCTTTCGTGCTGGTCGCACCGCAGAGCGGCCATGCCCAACCGGTGCAGCAGACCAAGGGCAGCTTTGAAGACAAGTTTCGCCAGCTTGATGGCGAGGATATTCCACCCGCCAATGATTATCGCAATGCCTCGGGCGCGCCCGGGCATCGCTATTGGCAGCAAAAGGTGGATTACCGGATCGAGGCCACGCTCGATGAGGATGCCAAGAGCCTCAGCGGAGCGGCGACCATCAGCTACACCAATAATTCGCCCGACAATCTGCGCTATCTCTGGCTGCTGCTCGATCAGAACCGCTTCAAGCGCGATTCCATGGCGGAGCGCAGCCGCACGGTTTCGGGTGGCGACAGCATCAGTTTCACCGCCATCCGCCGGGCCGAGCGCTATCAGGATTGGGAAGGCGGCTTTGAGGGCCTGAGCGTTACCGATGGGGCCGGCAATGCGCTGCCCTTTACCGTTGTCGATGCGCTGATGCGGATCGACCTGCCGCAACCGCTGGCGCCGGGTGCGACCACCGAATTCTCGATCCGCTGGCGCTATTCGCTGATCGAGACGCGGGTGATTGGCGGGCGCAGCGGCTATGAATGCTTCACCAAAAAGAGCGAGGATGGCAACTGTATCTTTCTCGGCGCCCAATGGTTCCCGCGGCTGGCGGTTTATTCCGACTATGAAGGTTGGCACAACAAGACGTTTCTGGGCGCCGGTGAATTTACGCTCGAATTCGGTGATTATGATGTCGCGTTGACGGTGCCTTCCGACCACATCGTCTCCGCTACCGGCGAAATTGCCAATCCCGAAGAGGCGCTGAGCGCAGCGCAGCGCCAGCGGCTGACCCAGGCGCGCAATGCCGATGAGCCGGTCTATATCGTTACCCCGGCTGAAGCCGCTGCCAATGAGCGCAGCAGGGCCGGGGGCTCCAGCACCTGGCGCTTCACCGCGCGCAATGTCCGTGATTTCGCCTGGGCCTCATCGCGCAAGTTCATCTGGGATGCGCAGGGTGTGCAAAATGAGCATCCCGACCATCCGCTGGTGATGGCCATGTCCTTCTATCCCAAGGAAGGGCGACCGCTCTGGGATGCCTATTCGACCAAATCGGTGGCGCACACCCTCAAAGTCTATGGCAGCTTTGCCTTCCCCTATCCCTATCCGACGGCGCAGTCAGTCAACGGTCCGGTCGGCGGGATGGAATATCCGATGATCACCTTTAACGGCCCGCGTCCGATCAAGGACAAGAAGACCGGCGAGCTGACCTATACCGAACGCGCCAAATATGGCCTGATCGGCGTGATCATCCATGAGATCGGCCATATCTGGTTCCCGATGACGGTGAACAGCGATGAGCGGCAATGGACCTGGATGGATGAAGGCCTCAACACCTTCCTGCAGTTCCAGGCCGAGCGGCAATGGGATGAGGATTATCCGGTGCGCCGCGGTGAGCCGCATCTGATCGCCGACTATATGCTGAGCGAAAATCAGGTGCCGATCATGACGCAATCGGACAGCGTCGTGCAGTTTGGTAACAACTCCTATGCCAAGCCGGCAGCGGCGCTGACCATCTTGCGCGAAACCGTGATGGGCCGCGAATTGTTTGATCATGCCTTCCGCGAATATGCCCGGCAATGGGCGTTTAAGCGGCCGACACCGGCAGATTTCTTCCGCACCATGGAAGAGGCGAGTGGCGTCGATCTCGACTGGTTCTGGCGTGGCTGGTTCTATTCGACCGATCATGTCGATATTGCGCTGACCGATGTGGTGAAGGCGCGGATCGATACGCGTGATCCAGAAGTGGAAAAGGCCTATGCACGTGGCCTTGCCGATCAGGAACCGGGTTCGCTGACAGTAGAGCGCAACACTGAACCAACAGTTGTGGAGCGCGATCCGGCTGTGCGCGATTATTATAACGAGACCGACAAGTTCACTGTCACCGCCAGCGATCGGCGCAAATATAAAGGCGGATTGGAAGATCTGGAGCCGGAAGAGCGCGCGGCGCTGCAGAGCAAGAACAATTTCTACAATCTCACCTTCCAGAATTTGGGCGGCCTTGTGATGCCGGTGATCGTCAAGATGGATTTTACCGATGGTAGCAGCGAGACGGTGCGTATTCCTGCCGAGATCTGGCGTTACAACAGCAGGCAGGTCACGTGGCAATATGTTACGCCGAAGCAGTTGCGTCAGGTCGAGCTCGATCCGCGCTGGGAAACCGCCGATGCCGACCGCAGCAATAATTACTTCCCGCAGCGCATCGATCCGGCGACGCTGGAGGTGCGGAGCTTTCCGCCACGAGAAAACCGCATGAAGGATGATGACAAGGTTGTGACGCCCGATAGTCTCAGGACACGATCCAAGGCGAAATGA
- a CDS encoding alkaline phosphatase PhoX, with product METDRRAFLSATGSAFAALLASGCMARGATLSAESPLRTSYGPLVPDPAGILDLPPGFSYHVLSSLGDAMGDGATVPDKADGMGCFDLGNGEIALVRNHELIPTDDTGGPIAHGFGTRNGEIVPGGTTNIVLDAQTLAIKRQFRSLGGTIRNCSGGITPWGSWLTCEEAPTGPGQRYGDGLAVNHGWVFEVPAAANGLVKAVPLRAMGRFNHEAAAVDPGTGIVYMTEDRDDGLLYRFLPRVPGDLKQGGRLQALVIDGVADSRNWQTSNVPVGKAMTVRWIDLDNVESPEDDLRKRGSAKGATLFARGEGIHMGLRSKSESELYFCCTSGGAAELGQIFRLTPGRDAADMLELFFESASPDQFNYGDNLTVAPNGDLIVCEDQYTDVVDNHLRLITPDGSAYPLGRLRMQTELAGACFSPDGKVLFVNAYSPTKTFAISGPWQA from the coding sequence ATGGAGACAGATCGCAGAGCTTTTCTTTCCGCCACTGGCAGCGCGTTTGCGGCGCTTCTGGCAAGTGGCTGCATGGCGCGGGGCGCTACTCTCTCTGCCGAAAGCCCGTTGCGTACCTCCTATGGGCCCCTGGTCCCCGATCCTGCGGGCATTCTCGACCTGCCGCCCGGTTTTTCCTATCATGTGCTCTCCAGTCTGGGCGATGCGATGGGCGATGGCGCAACCGTGCCGGACAAGGCAGACGGAATGGGCTGTTTCGATCTGGGCAATGGCGAAATTGCTCTGGTGCGCAATCATGAGCTTATTCCGACCGATGATACAGGCGGCCCGATCGCGCATGGTTTCGGCACCCGCAATGGCGAGATCGTCCCTGGCGGAACCACCAATATTGTTCTTGATGCGCAAACGCTGGCGATCAAACGCCAGTTCCGCAGCCTTGGCGGCACGATCCGCAACTGCTCGGGTGGCATAACGCCATGGGGCAGCTGGCTGACATGCGAAGAAGCACCGACGGGGCCGGGACAGCGCTATGGTGACGGCCTTGCGGTCAATCACGGCTGGGTGTTTGAAGTCCCCGCTGCTGCCAATGGTCTGGTCAAGGCCGTGCCATTGCGCGCAATGGGCCGTTTCAATCACGAAGCGGCGGCTGTCGATCCCGGGACCGGCATTGTCTATATGACCGAGGACCGCGATGACGGTCTGCTCTATCGCTTCCTGCCACGGGTTCCCGGCGATCTGAAACAGGGTGGCCGGTTGCAGGCGCTGGTGATCGATGGCGTGGCGGACAGCCGCAACTGGCAGACGTCCAATGTGCCTGTCGGGAAAGCCATGACGGTCCGCTGGATCGATCTCGATAATGTCGAAAGCCCCGAAGATGACCTGCGCAAGCGCGGTTCAGCCAAGGGTGCAACGCTGTTCGCACGCGGCGAAGGTATCCATATGGGACTGCGCAGCAAGAGTGAGAGCGAGCTCTATTTCTGCTGCACTTCGGGTGGCGCGGCCGAGCTTGGCCAGATATTCCGCCTGACGCCCGGTCGCGATGCCGCCGACATGCTCGAGCTGTTTTTCGAAAGCGCATCGCCTGATCAGTTCAACTATGGCGATAATCTGACCGTCGCGCCCAATGGCGACCTGATTGTGTGCGAAGATCAATATACTGATGTCGTCGACAACCATCTGCGTCTGATAACGCCCGATGGCAGTGCCTATCCGCTGGGACGGTTGCGTATGCAGACCGAGCTTGCGGGTGCCTGTTTCTCGCCCGATGGCAAGGTGCTGTTCGTCAACGCCTATAGTCCGACCAAGACTTTTGCCATTAGCGGACCTTGGCAGGCCTGA
- a CDS encoding GTP-binding protein, whose product MPHTRFPVTLLTGFLGAGKTTLLNQLIRLPEMSRALVIINEFGSVGIDHDLVTQSNEDDAIVEMSNGCLCCTIKGDLQKTLREAPWRFAREGKCWFDRVVIETTGLADPAPIIHTVMADDDLKKRYSLAAVITLVDAVNGDATLDAQPEAVKQAAVADRLLLSKTDLAEEAVTQQLSARLRRLNPAAPIQTLPCPDDALAALFHGSSFNPALKSDDVRKWLAEEAYADDAHHHHHHHHHHGHDHHGHDHHDHNHDDHHHDINRHDDRIRSVCLTLDDPVPAEIFDSWLEMLVAFNGVNVLRVKGVLNLQELDKPLVIHGVQHIWHPPVTLDDWPSDDRRSRIVFILRDLEESDLRDMLAFVTEKVRNSRVDGLDEMPSLTDVPVG is encoded by the coding sequence ATGCCACATACACGCTTTCCGGTCACGCTGCTGACCGGCTTTCTCGGTGCCGGAAAAACGACCTTGCTCAACCAGCTGATCCGCCTGCCGGAAATGTCCCGGGCGCTGGTGATCATCAACGAGTTTGGTTCTGTCGGTATTGACCATGACCTGGTCACCCAGAGCAATGAGGATGATGCCATTGTCGAAATGTCTAATGGCTGTCTGTGCTGCACCATCAAGGGTGACCTGCAAAAAACATTGCGCGAAGCACCATGGCGCTTTGCCCGCGAAGGAAAATGCTGGTTTGACCGGGTGGTCATAGAGACGACCGGCCTCGCCGATCCTGCTCCTATCATTCATACGGTCATGGCCGATGACGATCTGAAAAAGCGCTACAGCCTTGCCGCTGTCATCACCCTGGTCGATGCGGTCAATGGCGATGCGACGCTGGATGCACAGCCCGAGGCGGTCAAACAGGCTGCGGTGGCGGATCGGCTTCTATTGTCAAAAACCGATCTCGCCGAGGAAGCTGTTACACAGCAATTGTCGGCGCGTTTGCGCCGTCTCAATCCGGCAGCGCCGATACAGACATTGCCATGCCCGGATGATGCATTGGCAGCGCTGTTTCACGGCAGCAGCTTCAACCCTGCTCTCAAAAGCGACGATGTCCGCAAATGGCTGGCCGAAGAGGCCTATGCCGATGATGCTCATCACCATCACCATCACCATCACCATCATGGTCACGACCATCATGGTCACGACCATCATGATCACAACCATGATGACCATCATCATGATATCAACCGCCATGACGATCGCATCCGTTCGGTCTGCCTGACTCTCGACGATCCTGTTCCAGCCGAAATATTCGATTCATGGCTCGAGATGCTCGTCGCATTTAATGGCGTCAACGTGCTTCGCGTCAAAGGCGTGCTCAATCTGCAAGAGCTCGACAAACCGCTTGTTATCCATGGTGTGCAACATATATGGCATCCACCGGTAACGCTGGACGACTGGCCTAGCGATGACCGACGCTCGCGGATCGTTTTTATCCTACGGGATCTGGAAGAAAGTGACTTGCGCGACATGCTCGCTTTCGTCACCGAGAAGGTCCGCAACAGCAGGGTGGATGGACTGGACGAAATGCCCAGCCTGACCGACGTACCAGTTGGATGA
- a CDS encoding DUF6702 family protein, whose protein sequence is MMLRLFGLLMLLGATLLSAPLSAHRGHQALTTITIDRSSGGVFVTHRLSAHDIEPVLANIAPESSPSIDDPDSEAALLTYMEARFALKGVSLRYDGSDHRGDDLVYSYSGKLGSESDDLTVRSAMFFDQGIANSNRLLLRIDGKAQGLQTSPSQPSIAININE, encoded by the coding sequence ATGATGCTGCGTCTTTTCGGTCTTCTGATGCTGCTCGGCGCGACATTGTTGTCGGCACCTCTGTCGGCGCATCGCGGCCATCAGGCGTTGACAACCATTACCATCGACCGCAGCAGCGGCGGAGTGTTTGTCACCCACCGGTTGTCGGCGCATGATATTGAACCGGTGCTGGCCAATATCGCTCCGGAGAGTTCGCCGAGCATCGATGATCCGGACAGCGAGGCGGCACTGCTGACCTATATGGAAGCGCGGTTTGCGCTGAAAGGCGTGAGCTTGCGTTATGACGGTTCCGATCATCGCGGTGATGATCTGGTCTACAGCTATTCGGGAAAGCTGGGCAGTGAGAGCGACGACCTCACAGTCCGCTCCGCGATGTTTTTCGATCAGGGTATTGCCAACAGCAACCGACTGTTGCTGCGTATCGATGGCAAGGCACAAGGCCTGCAAACCAGCCCTTCCCAACCTTCAATAGCGATAAACATCAACGAATAG
- a CDS encoding gamma-glutamyltransferase family protein, translated as MKRIITLLAASALIAGTAIAQDADNAADTSAEATQGIGGGARPVGASWSRSPVVAPNGMAATAHPLATQIALDILKAGGSAVDAAIAANAALGLMEPTGNGIGGDLFAIVYDPRTDRLYGINGSGRSPSGQTLAQLKQKLGPDAKSIPPVGPLPITVPGAVDAWFTLHQRFGQLPMEQNLAPTIRYARQGHPVAPVIAMYLQRSLRAYEARQERYDFDFSNARATWFADGAPRPGEIFRNPDLANTLERIAANGRDEFYKGGTARVIVDYLQRQGSAFTLEDFANHQSEWVDVGCVAYRRGYELCELPPNSQGFAALQMVNILKNVDLSQWERGSPEVIHYITEAKRLAFEDVARFYADPAFSEAPAGLLSDSYGKARFAEINPDSATVTFGPGTPIEDKLEGAGDTTYLTVADKNGMMVSLIQSNYRGMGGGLVADGLGFMFQDRGELFSLDPAHPNAYAPAKRPFHTIIPAFIKKDGKPYMSFGLMGGGMQPQGHVQILINLADYGMNLQEAGDAARLMHDGGRQPTDALVGSPADTGEIDTLGTLFVEPGISAATVEALKAMGHKVVVEKTGIPFGGYQAIVRDPESGAYIGATEMRKDGQASGY; from the coding sequence ATGAAGCGGATAATCACCTTGCTCGCCGCCAGCGCGCTGATAGCCGGTACTGCCATCGCACAGGATGCGGATAATGCCGCCGACACCAGCGCTGAAGCGACACAGGGTATTGGCGGTGGCGCACGTCCGGTCGGCGCATCCTGGTCACGCAGTCCGGTGGTTGCGCCCAATGGCATGGCGGCAACCGCACATCCGCTGGCGACGCAGATCGCCCTGGATATCCTGAAGGCTGGTGGCAGTGCGGTCGACGCCGCGATTGCCGCCAATGCCGCGCTCGGCCTGATGGAACCGACCGGCAATGGCATTGGCGGTGACCTGTTTGCGATTGTCTATGATCCCAGGACTGACCGGCTATATGGCATAAACGGCTCGGGCCGATCACCTTCAGGCCAGACACTGGCGCAGTTGAAACAGAAGCTCGGGCCCGATGCCAAATCGATCCCGCCGGTCGGGCCGCTGCCGATTACTGTGCCCGGAGCCGTTGATGCCTGGTTTACCCTGCATCAGCGTTTCGGCCAGCTCCCGATGGAGCAGAATCTGGCGCCGACAATCCGTTATGCGCGTCAGGGCCATCCGGTAGCGCCGGTTATTGCCATGTATCTCCAGCGCTCACTGCGTGCCTATGAGGCGCGGCAGGAGCGTTATGATTTCGATTTCAGCAATGCCCGCGCGACTTGGTTTGCCGATGGCGCGCCCAGGCCGGGCGAGATTTTTCGCAATCCCGACCTCGCCAATACGCTCGAGCGCATCGCCGCCAATGGCCGTGACGAGTTCTATAAAGGGGGGACGGCGCGGGTCATCGTCGACTATCTGCAGCGCCAGGGCAGTGCCTTTACGCTGGAGGACTTTGCCAACCACCAGAGCGAGTGGGTCGATGTCGGCTGTGTCGCCTATCGGCGCGGTTATGAGTTGTGCGAACTGCCGCCCAATTCGCAGGGCTTTGCCGCGCTGCAAATGGTCAATATTCTGAAAAATGTGGATCTGTCGCAATGGGAACGCGGCAGTCCCGAAGTCATCCATTATATCACCGAGGCCAAGCGCCTCGCCTTTGAAGATGTGGCTCGCTTCTATGCCGATCCGGCGTTTTCAGAGGCGCCTGCTGGCCTGCTATCAGACAGCTATGGCAAGGCGCGCTTTGCCGAGATCAACCCGGACAGTGCCACCGTCACTTTTGGTCCCGGTACTCCGATAGAAGACAAGCTGGAAGGAGCGGGTGACACCACCTATCTCACTGTCGCCGACAAGAACGGCATGATGGTCAGCCTGATCCAGTCCAATTATCGCGGCATGGGCGGCGGTCTGGTCGCCGATGGCCTGGGCTTCATGTTTCAGGACCGCGGTGAATTGTTCAGCCTCGATCCGGCGCACCCCAATGCCTATGCGCCCGCCAAGCGTCCGTTCCACACCATCATCCCGGCGTTTATCAAAAAGGACGGCAAGCCATATATGAGTTTCGGCCTGATGGGTGGGGGCATGCAGCCTCAGGGCCATGTGCAGATTCTCATCAATCTGGCCGATTATGGCATGAACCTGCAGGAAGCCGGCGATGCGGCGCGCCTGATGCATGACGGTGGTCGCCAGCCGACCGATGCACTGGTCGGCAGCCCGGCAGATACCGGAGAGATCGATACGCTCGGCACGCTTTTTGTCGAGCCCGGCATTTCCGCAGCCACTGTTGAGGCGCTCAAAGCCATGGGCCATAAGGTCGTGGTCGAGAAAACCGGTATCCCGTTCGGTGGCTATCAGGCGATTGTCCGCGATCCGGAATCCGGTGCCTATATCGGTGCGACCGAGATGCGCAAGGACGGACAGGCCAGCGGTTATTGA